A genomic segment from Orrella daihaiensis encodes:
- a CDS encoding response regulator transcription factor yields the protein MKSHHSVVIAAHSHLGFEAIAALINSHPDYSIATYQSDETLLIDTLQQHAADVLVMCYQFGNNGSGPTIPDIKQSMPDIAVVIVSAQPRDFETVCLLYQAGASAFLCSTTANQHALFNALEYATHGNNYYTNSHKDKLIETTVISTTTPITSAGNGKIKQEAVGSNLGTREKQVLSLIAQGHSAKEVARILHISKNTVEVHRRNIMIKLGLRKSTELTRYAIEHKLDEF from the coding sequence ATGAAAAGCCACCATTCAGTTGTGATCGCTGCCCACTCCCATCTCGGATTCGAGGCGATTGCCGCTCTTATCAACTCCCACCCAGATTACAGTATCGCCACTTACCAGAGTGATGAAACACTACTGATCGACACATTGCAGCAACATGCTGCCGACGTTTTGGTCATGTGCTACCAATTTGGCAACAATGGCTCTGGCCCGACCATCCCCGATATCAAACAATCGATGCCCGATATCGCCGTAGTGATCGTGAGCGCTCAGCCCCGTGACTTTGAAACAGTCTGCCTACTATATCAAGCAGGCGCAAGTGCATTTTTGTGTTCAACCACCGCAAACCAGCACGCCTTGTTTAACGCTCTCGAGTACGCTACCCACGGTAACAACTACTACACCAACTCGCATAAAGACAAACTCATTGAAACGACAGTTATTTCCACAACCACACCAATAACGAGCGCTGGAAATGGCAAGATTAAACAGGAGGCGGTTGGCTCAAATCTGGGCACTCGAGAAAAACAAGTGTTGTCACTAATTGCGCAAGGACATAGCGCCAAGGAGGTCGCCCGTATTCTGCATATCTCAAAAAACACAGTCGAAGTCCACCGTCGCAACATCATGATTAAGCTCGGATTGCGCAAGTCAACCGAGCTCACACGCTACGCCATTGAACACAAGCTTGACGAGTTTTGA
- a CDS encoding 3'-5' exoribonuclease domain-containing protein produces MKPAEVYFSVDIEADGPIPGANSMLSLGCAAFDPEGRALGTYSANLKPLPQATPDPRTMSWWATQPTAWQACQQNQREPSEVMPEFAKWVLSTAGDGVKPVFAAWPVGFDFTHVYWYLIRFHGHSPFSHHALDIRSFAMAFMNLTYRSSHKSKLQKRLRDRLQLTHRHDHIAIHDAIEQGELLVALLAANREQHAQLNSRLTNL; encoded by the coding sequence TTGAAACCTGCAGAAGTCTATTTCAGTGTTGACATTGAGGCCGATGGCCCCATCCCCGGGGCAAACTCCATGTTGTCTTTAGGTTGTGCCGCCTTTGATCCTGAGGGTCGGGCGCTTGGCACTTACAGTGCCAACCTGAAACCTTTACCACAAGCAACACCCGACCCGCGCACAATGTCCTGGTGGGCAACGCAACCAACAGCCTGGCAAGCTTGCCAACAAAACCAGCGCGAGCCGTCTGAAGTAATGCCCGAATTTGCCAAGTGGGTGCTCAGCACCGCAGGCGATGGTGTTAAGCCGGTGTTTGCAGCCTGGCCAGTGGGTTTTGATTTCACTCACGTGTATTGGTACTTGATTCGATTCCACGGACACAGTCCATTTAGCCACCATGCGCTAGACATTCGTAGTTTTGCGATGGCATTCATGAATCTGACATACCGCAGTTCACACAAGTCCAAACTGCAAAAACGCCTGAGAGACCGCTTACAGTTGACGCACCGTCATGATCACATCGCAATACATGATGCTATCGAACAAGGTGAATTACTAGTGGCGCTCTTGGCCGCCAACCGTGAACAGCATGCTCAACTAAACTCGCGGCTAACTAATCTATGA
- a CDS encoding flavin reductase family protein produces the protein MFYEPSHGHGLPFNPFKAIIAPRPIGWVSTIDGQGRPNLAPYSFFNAVSGVPEMIMFSSEGLKDSVRNARETGEFVYNLVSASLMQAMNATSAALDPGENEFEFAKLGSAPSRIVKPPRVADTPAALECKVTAVNELVDMHGELTGRYMVIGQVVGVHIADDCLVNGRFDMLKAQTMARCGYQDYAQVTTLTQLLRPGEAPLKA, from the coding sequence ATGTTCTACGAGCCAAGCCATGGCCACGGTCTGCCCTTTAATCCATTCAAAGCCATCATCGCACCGCGGCCGATCGGGTGGGTGTCGACAATTGATGGCCAGGGTCGGCCGAATTTGGCGCCTTACAGTTTCTTTAACGCTGTCTCGGGCGTGCCCGAGATGATCATGTTCTCTAGCGAAGGCCTGAAAGATAGCGTGCGAAACGCGCGCGAGACCGGTGAATTTGTCTATAACCTTGTGAGTGCATCGCTGATGCAAGCCATGAACGCCACATCAGCGGCGTTGGATCCAGGTGAGAATGAGTTTGAGTTTGCCAAGCTTGGTTCCGCACCTAGCCGAATAGTCAAGCCTCCGCGTGTAGCCGATACCCCAGCTGCATTAGAGTGCAAAGTCACCGCTGTCAACGAACTGGTTGACATGCATGGTGAATTGACGGGGCGGTACATGGTGATTGGGCAGGTCGTTGGCGTGCACATCGCTGATGATTGCCTGGTCAATGGGCGATTCGATATGCTGAAGGCTCAGACCATGGCGCGTTGCGGCTATCAGGACTACGCGCAGGTAACGACCTTGACTCAATTGTTGCGACCAGGTGAAGCGCCATTAAAGGCGTAG
- a CDS encoding TRAP transporter substrate-binding protein yields the protein MTLTKSLVTAAALATLSFGAAAQTNWNMATPYPEAEFHTKNIQQFVADVNKLSGGDLTIKVHSAQSLFKHPEIPRAVRTGQVEIGETLMANLSNQSPVFQVDAIPFLVDGYASAKKLWQGQRPFVEKYLQDNGMRLIYAIPWPGQGFYTSKEIQSIADMEGVKFRTYNSTTEKMATLMKAVPTTVEAVEIPQAFTAGIVNAMVTSAATGVRTEAWTFSNYYYDTQAWMPKNMIYVNEAAFKRLSPKAQQALIDAGKSAEERGWKMSEEVFTETTNTLKSKMQYRQPNEALTKALAQIGDVMSADWAQAVGADADKILAPLR from the coding sequence ATGACATTGACTAAAAGTCTGGTGACTGCAGCAGCATTGGCGACACTGTCCTTTGGCGCTGCCGCCCAAACCAACTGGAACATGGCTACACCCTATCCAGAAGCCGAATTCCACACTAAAAACATCCAACAGTTTGTGGCTGATGTCAACAAACTGTCTGGCGGTGATCTCACGATCAAAGTTCACTCAGCCCAGTCTTTGTTCAAGCACCCCGAAATTCCTCGCGCGGTACGCACGGGACAGGTTGAAATCGGCGAGACCCTGATGGCCAACCTGTCAAACCAGAGCCCTGTTTTCCAAGTGGACGCTATTCCCTTTTTGGTCGATGGTTATGCGTCAGCCAAGAAACTCTGGCAAGGTCAGCGCCCGTTTGTTGAAAAATACCTGCAAGACAACGGTATGCGTTTGATCTACGCGATCCCATGGCCAGGACAGGGCTTTTACACATCCAAGGAAATCCAGTCGATTGCCGACATGGAGGGAGTGAAGTTCCGTACTTACAACTCCACGACCGAGAAAATGGCTACGCTGATGAAAGCCGTGCCCACCACAGTTGAGGCAGTTGAAATTCCCCAAGCTTTCACGGCAGGGATTGTGAATGCTATGGTGACCTCTGCTGCTACTGGCGTGCGCACTGAAGCCTGGACCTTCTCGAATTACTACTACGATACTCAGGCCTGGATGCCCAAAAACATGATTTATGTAAATGAGGCAGCATTCAAGCGTTTGAGCCCCAAGGCGCAACAGGCATTGATTGATGCCGGTAAATCAGCTGAGGAGCGTGGCTGGAAAATGAGCGAAGAGGTGTTCACCGAGACCACCAACACGCTGAAGAGCAAAATGCAATACCGTCAGCCTAATGAAGCACTCACCAAGGCATTGGCACAGATTGGTGACGTGATGTCCGCTGACTGGGCTCAAGCTGTTGGCGCAGACGCCGACAAGATTCTGGCGCCATTGCGCTAA
- a CDS encoding TRAP transporter small permease, translating to MFSKFLDRLFTWSGYLAGVFLVTIAVLVVAQIVARLMNTQIPSADEFAGYSLAASSFLGLAYSFRSGSHIRVTLLTGRLSSKAQRVTLLLVLAYAVIMIAIWAYNSIGLVWESYTFKEMSTGIVKYPIWIPQLSMGIGVTLFCLAILEDLVNVIRDKVPNFEKNKEQMVD from the coding sequence ATGTTCAGTAAGTTCTTGGATCGGCTGTTTACCTGGAGCGGTTACCTGGCTGGCGTTTTTCTAGTCACAATCGCGGTGTTGGTGGTGGCGCAAATTGTTGCTCGCCTCATGAACACGCAAATCCCGTCTGCTGATGAATTTGCTGGTTACAGCCTGGCAGCCAGCAGCTTTTTGGGATTGGCATATTCATTTCGTTCCGGCTCACACATTCGGGTCACGCTTTTGACAGGCCGTCTATCATCCAAAGCCCAGCGTGTAACGCTACTGCTGGTGCTAGCCTATGCAGTCATCATGATTGCGATCTGGGCATACAACTCCATCGGACTGGTGTGGGAGAGCTACACGTTCAAAGAAATGTCCACTGGCATTGTGAAATACCCCATCTGGATTCCACAGTTAAGTATGGGCATCGGGGTGACACTTTTTTGTTTGGCGATTCTCGAAGATCTGGTGAATGTGATTCGAGACAAAGTGCCGAATTTCGAAAAAAATAAAGAACAGATGGTGGACTAG
- a CDS encoding TRAP transporter large permease produces the protein MDVSMIGLIVAVIMLVLLASGVWVAITLMSVGLLSMLMFSHAPAATIQSTVIWGQSSSWALTALPLFIWMGEILYRTRLAKDMFEGLTPWLAGFPGRLIHINVVSCGIFAAVSGSSAATTATIGRITIPELLKRGYDEKTTIGSLAGSSTLGFLIPPSIIMIVYGVAADVSITRLFIAGVLPGVMLMALFMGYLAIWSMINPSKVPPREDRVPILQRIWATRKLFPIVALMIAVIGSIYMGIATATEAAAVGVVGALLIALFTGSLTRQSFIDSVLGATRTSVMVSFILAGAAFLSTAMGFTGIPRELAAWVGTLGLDKFELLLALTLLFIILGCFLDGISIVVLTAAVIMPITQQAGIDPIWFGIFIVVVIEMSQITPPVGINLFILQSMTGRNIWQVAVAAFPFFLLLVVATILLIIFPEIATWLPDTIRQ, from the coding sequence ATGGACGTCTCAATGATTGGTTTGATTGTGGCGGTCATCATGCTGGTGCTGCTGGCATCTGGTGTGTGGGTGGCTATTACCTTGATGTCGGTGGGTCTACTGAGCATGTTGATGTTCTCACACGCACCGGCTGCCACTATCCAGTCCACAGTGATCTGGGGCCAAAGCTCTAGCTGGGCATTGACAGCACTACCCTTGTTTATCTGGATGGGTGAGATTCTTTATCGCACCCGGCTCGCCAAAGACATGTTCGAGGGTTTGACGCCCTGGCTTGCCGGATTTCCAGGCCGATTGATCCACATTAACGTGGTGAGTTGCGGGATTTTTGCGGCAGTATCGGGATCCTCCGCCGCCACCACAGCTACGATTGGCCGAATCACCATCCCGGAGCTACTTAAGCGTGGCTATGACGAAAAAACCACGATCGGCAGCTTGGCTGGTTCTTCAACCCTGGGCTTTTTGATTCCGCCGTCTATCATCATGATCGTGTATGGTGTGGCCGCTGATGTGTCTATCACCCGGCTCTTTATTGCAGGCGTCTTGCCGGGCGTCATGCTAATGGCTTTGTTTATGGGTTACCTGGCCATCTGGTCCATGATCAACCCCTCCAAGGTACCGCCGCGTGAAGATCGGGTACCAATCCTGCAGCGTATCTGGGCGACACGCAAGCTTTTTCCGATTGTGGCCCTGATGATCGCCGTTATTGGCTCTATCTACATGGGCATTGCCACAGCAACCGAAGCCGCGGCTGTGGGTGTTGTGGGTGCCTTGTTGATTGCACTATTTACTGGGTCACTCACCCGACAAAGTTTCATCGACAGTGTGCTTGGAGCAACGCGAACCAGTGTCATGGTGTCATTCATTCTTGCCGGCGCCGCGTTCCTGTCAACTGCCATGGGCTTCACGGGTATTCCGCGTGAGCTAGCTGCCTGGGTTGGCACACTCGGACTCGATAAGTTCGAGTTACTACTGGCCTTGACGCTATTGTTCATCATCTTAGGCTGCTTTCTGGATGGCATCTCAATCGTTGTATTAACTGCCGCAGTCATCATGCCCATCACTCAGCAAGCTGGCATCGATCCGATCTGGTTTGGTATTTTCATTGTGGTGGTGATTGAAATGTCACAAATCACGCCACCTGTGGGTATTAATCTCTTTATCCTGCAATCCATGACGGGCCGCAACATATGGCAGGTGGCTGTTGCGGCATTCCCGTTTTTCTTATTACTGGTAGTGGCTACGATTCTGCTGATCATCTTCCCGGAAATCGCCACCTGGTTGCCTGATACGATCAGGCAGTAA
- a CDS encoding response regulator transcription factor, with the protein MNKKILIASHRHMISEGACLRLQQEADLSVVGWVEDPRHFEKLYVTHVPNVVVICGRFQDTHTPRYIRDFSAGSDAANFLVVSNTVERHFVLEIMESGAKGFISPIHAGFDELIPAVRSVANGNTYVCQKVAETLLGGLFNRNQPIENECLSEREKQVVRLVSDGHSSKEIARILTISPSTVEVHRRNIMRKIGAHKTADITRYAIRSQLVTA; encoded by the coding sequence ATGAATAAGAAAATTTTAATTGCGTCACATAGACATATGATCTCGGAAGGCGCCTGTTTGCGCTTGCAACAGGAGGCGGATTTGAGCGTCGTTGGCTGGGTCGAAGATCCTCGCCATTTCGAAAAGTTATATGTGACACACGTGCCAAACGTGGTCGTGATCTGCGGTCGCTTCCAGGATACTCACACGCCAAGATACATACGCGACTTTTCTGCGGGTAGCGATGCCGCGAACTTTTTAGTAGTTTCAAACACTGTGGAGCGTCACTTTGTGCTTGAAATCATGGAGTCTGGGGCTAAGGGCTTTATTTCACCAATCCACGCTGGGTTTGATGAGCTGATCCCAGCAGTTCGCAGCGTTGCCAATGGCAACACCTATGTCTGTCAGAAGGTTGCCGAGACCTTGCTAGGCGGATTGTTTAATCGGAATCAGCCGATTGAAAACGAATGTCTGAGTGAAAGAGAAAAACAAGTCGTCAGACTCGTCTCTGATGGCCATTCTTCGAAAGAGATCGCTCGCATTCTCACGATTTCACCAAGCACGGTGGAAGTTCATCGTCGCAATATCATGAGAAAAATCGGTGCGCACAAAACGGCAGACATTACACGTTATGCCATCCGCTCTCAGCTTGTAACTGCCTAA
- a CDS encoding NAD(P)H-dependent oxidoreductase, whose product MNLYAKLQARAAQNKPIRIGLIGAGKFASMYLAQVPKTPGIHLVGIADLLPDNAKRNLARVGWQAEQCGADSMEAALAHGNTHVGDDWLALVKHPAIDIIVEATGSPIAAVNHCLGAFNNGKHVVNVTVEADALCGPMLGKHARDAGVVYSLAYGDQPALVCDLVDWARAAGFNVISAGRGHKWLPHFAQSTPDTVWDNWGLTPEQAERGGLNPKMFNSFLDGSKPAIESTAICNATGLVAPPDGLTYPPASVDDIPFVCRPIPEGGVLHQKGQVEVVSSLERDGREIPYDIRMGVFVVFEGETEYIRNCFSEYKVRTDPSGRYACLYKRWHLIGLEVGISVASVGLRHEATGSPICLNADVVATAKRDLAPGEVLDGEGGYTVVGSLFQATKSKAIDALPLGLAHNLKVTRAVKAGQHLTWQDVAADTTLAAYHLRNDMMKTLLP is encoded by the coding sequence ATGAATCTCTATGCCAAACTCCAAGCCCGAGCCGCGCAGAACAAACCAATCCGAATCGGTCTGATCGGTGCCGGTAAGTTTGCGTCAATGTATTTGGCTCAAGTACCCAAGACACCCGGCATACACCTTGTGGGTATTGCCGATTTGTTACCAGACAATGCCAAACGCAACCTCGCACGTGTGGGTTGGCAAGCCGAACAATGCGGTGCCGATTCGATGGAGGCTGCGCTAGCTCATGGCAACACGCATGTGGGTGATGATTGGCTGGCCCTAGTTAAACATCCAGCCATTGACATCATTGTGGAGGCTACTGGCTCACCGATTGCCGCTGTTAATCACTGTCTGGGTGCATTTAATAACGGCAAACATGTTGTCAATGTGACGGTGGAAGCTGACGCGCTGTGCGGACCAATGCTGGGCAAACACGCACGAGATGCTGGTGTTGTCTATAGCTTGGCCTACGGTGACCAACCGGCTTTGGTGTGTGACCTGGTGGACTGGGCGCGTGCAGCTGGCTTTAACGTGATATCCGCTGGCCGCGGCCACAAGTGGCTGCCACACTTTGCGCAATCAACACCTGATACCGTCTGGGACAATTGGGGACTGACGCCAGAACAAGCTGAGCGCGGGGGCTTAAATCCCAAGATGTTCAATTCATTTCTTGACGGCTCGAAACCTGCGATTGAATCAACGGCCATTTGCAACGCCACCGGGCTGGTGGCACCGCCCGATGGCCTTACTTACCCACCGGCAAGCGTGGACGATATCCCGTTTGTCTGCCGTCCGATTCCCGAAGGTGGCGTCTTGCATCAAAAAGGACAAGTCGAAGTGGTGTCTTCACTTGAACGTGACGGCCGCGAGATTCCTTACGACATTCGCATGGGTGTATTTGTGGTGTTTGAGGGCGAAACGGAGTACATCCGCAATTGCTTTAGCGAATACAAAGTCAGAACCGATCCGAGTGGTCGCTATGCCTGTCTTTACAAACGCTGGCACTTAATTGGACTGGAAGTAGGCATATCGGTGGCATCGGTTGGGCTACGGCATGAGGCGACTGGCAGCCCGATTTGCTTAAATGCTGATGTCGTGGCTACAGCCAAGCGAGATCTCGCCCCCGGCGAAGTGCTGGACGGTGAAGGTGGCTATACCGTAGTGGGAAGCCTGTTTCAGGCCACCAAGTCGAAAGCCATCGACGCCCTGCCCCTGGGTCTAGCCCACAACCTCAAAGTCACACGCGCAGTCAAGGCAGGCCAGCACTTGACCTGGCAAGATGTTGCAGCTGACACAACGCTGGCTGCCTACCATTTGCGCAATGACATGATGAAAACTCTCTTGCCCTAG